Below is a window of Cytophaga hutchinsonii ATCC 33406 DNA.
ACCGCATAAGGAGTCAAAGATGAAGCATAAAAAGCATCATTAGATGAGATATTAAAGACGAAAATTCTTTACATTTAACATATATTATAGGTCTCCTTACATTAAATCAATAATTCCATGAAAAAAGCAGTATTTGTAGCAGCAGTAAGTACTATTTTAGCCGTTTTTATATTTTCGTCATGTAGCAGCGGTGCATCTCAGCAGTCGTGGCATCCTAAAACCGGTAAAAAGCCAAAGCCCGGACACAATCGTTAATATTTATCGCGCTTAAATTAAAAAGCAGTTATATCTGTAAAGAATACTGAAATAGAAAAGCAGAGATTCCTTTATGAAAAAAATTATCGTAGCTATTGACGGGTATTCGGCGTGTGGGAAAAGCACAACAGCGAAGATATTAGCAGCAAAACTAGGTTACGTATACATAGATACAGGCGCTATGTATCGCTCCGTTGCTTTATATTTCATTCAGCATTACATAAACAGCACCAATCCTAAAGCTGTTGCAGAAGCATTAAACCAAATTCACATTTCTTTTGTTCATAATAATAAAACAGAAACATGTGAAACGTATCTCAACGGTCTGAACGTTGAATCTGAAATCCGGAAAATGTATGTTTCTGAAAAGGTTAGTGAAGTAAGCGCTATTCCGGAAGTAAGGAAACGTATGGTTGAACTTCAGCAAAAAATGGCACGTAAAAGAGGCGTTGTTATGGATGGAAGAGATATCGGTACGCATGTTTTCCCTGACGCGGAACTTAAGATATTCATGGTGGCAGACATGCATGTACGCGCATTCAGAAGGCAGCAGGAATTGTTTGAAAGAAAACAAATCATTGACCTGGATGACATCATCAAAAATATTGAAAGCCGTGATTTGATGGATACAACAAGAGAAGAGTCACCGTTAAGAAAAGCTTCTGATGCATATGAAATAGATACAACCTACATAACTGTTGAAGAGCAGGTAGATTGTATTATGAACATTGCAGTCGGGAAGATGATTGAATTGGAATACAACATTGAAAATATTTAATACAGATAATTTCAACCCGGGATATACTATCCCAAATAAATACTGAAATGGATGTAATTATAGATAAAAATTCAGGCTACTGTTTCGGCGTTGAGTTTGCTATTCAGATGGCGGAAGATGAAATGGCTACAGGCGAGCCGTTGTTTTGTCTTGGCGACATCGTTCATAATAGCATGGAGGTAGAGCGGTTAGCTAAAAAAGGATTGAAAATTATAGATCGGGAAGAATTAAAAAAACTTTCAGATTGTAAAGTTTTAATCCGTGCACACGGAGAGCCGCCGGAAACCTACCAGCTTGCATTAGAAAATAATATTGAACTGGTAGATGCATCTTGTCCGGTTGTATTAAAACTGCAGAACAGAGTTAAAGCATCGTTTGACGCTATTGATTCAAAAGACGGGCAGATTGTCATATACGGACAGGAAGGTCACGCTGAAGTGATTGGTATTGCAGGCCAGACAGGAGATAAAGCAATTGTTATTACAACGGAAAAAGATCTGGATAAGATTGATTTTGAAAAGCCTGTAACCTTGTATTCTCAAACAACAAAAAGTACACAGGGTTTTTATAAAATGAAAGACCTGATTGAAGCACGTGTTGCAGAAGCAGGAAAAAACGTTGACGAAAACTTTGAATACAATGACAGTATTTGCAGACAGGTATCAAACAGAGAGCCTCAGTTGAGAAAATTCTCAAAGGAATTTGATGTTGTTATTTTTGTGAGCGGCAAAAAAAGCTCAAACGGCAAAGCATTATACGGCGTTTGTAAACAGGAAAACGAACGGAGTTATTTTGTAGAAAATGAAACAGAAATAGAACCTTCCTGGATAAGAGCTACAGACAATGTAGGCATCTGCGGTGCAACGTCTACCCCTATGTGGCTGATGGAAAAAGTGCAGAACTATATACAGGCACACTCCTGGAATTAATAAAAGAAATAAATACCCCCTGATTAATTATATATAGTACCGATACCGATGAAAACACTTATACGCTATTTTATTCAGGGTTTATTATTCTGGACACCGATCTTTATCACGGTGTACATTATTTTTTTTATTTTTAGTGTGTTTGACCGGATCATACCAGCCTTATTCAATGTAGAACTGACACCAGGGTTGGGCATTTTAATTGTTGTAGTGTTCTTAACAACTACGGGATCCATCACATCTATGCTGCTAGTAAAGCCTGCATTTAGTTTTTTAGAAAACTATGTCTATAAAATTCCATTCATAAATATTATTTATTCTTCTTCCAAAGATGTTGTAAGCGCTATTGTTGGAGAGAAGAAACGGTTTGATCATCCGGTAATGGTAAAAACAGGTGGTGGAGAGACAGGTACATTCAGAATTGGTTTTGTTACCCGAGATGAATTTAATGTTAAGCAACTGGAAACATTAGTGGCAGTATATTTTCCGCACTCATATAATATATCCGGCAACATACTTTTTGTGCCCAAAGACAAGGTACTTCCTTTAAATATCACGGGTGCAGAAGCAATGAAATTTATTGTGTCTGCAGGTATGACCGGAAACCTGGACGAAAAATAACACGGCATGTTATCGCAGTATCGTTTAAATGTTTCTTTTGTGTTATCAAATTGTCTCTTGGTAACAATTCCGTAACAATCCCTTTATTTTGACATAACAGCACGATAAACATAGGGTAATAGCATACATGTAGCTTTGCATTGTAAAAATCAAACTACAATAAAGCTCGTGATGAATACTCTACGTTTTCCAAAATGGTTGTCCCTATCAGCTGTTTTTCTATTACTTTCATTTACCGCCCCTTTTACAAGTTTAGCTCAGACAGGTTCTCTTAAAGGAACATTAATCGATTCAACAGCAAATGAATTGATTTTCGGAGCAATCATTTCATCCCCTGAGTTTCCAAACATCGGTGCTCAGTCGGATTTTGATGGGAACTTCTTAATTCAAAACATTAAACCCGGAACGTATAACTTCAAAATATCTTATATCGGATATAAAGAAGTGTTATTAAATGGTATCGTTGTTAATGCAGGCCAGACAACAGATCTGGGAACGATAAATATAAAGATAGATGAAGAAGTACCTGTTATTGAAATTGTGGGAGAAGTAGCTACCAACACAGAACAGGCTGTTGTGCAGGAAGTGAGAGCACAGGATCAGGTTGTTTCAGGGATTTCTGCAGAGCAGATATCGAAATCTCAGGATAGAGATGCCGCAGCTGTTATTTCCAGAATTCCTGGAGTTACATTAATAGATGGTCGTTTTATCATGATCAGAGGTTTAAGTGAACGCTATAATAACGTTTTATTAAATGGTGCAATTGCTCCATCGTCCGAATCTGAAACAAGGGCATTTTCATTCGACATTTTACCAAGTAATGTTATAGATAGAATACTTGTATTTAAATCCGGTGCAGCAGAAATGCCGGGCGATTTTGCGGGTGGTATTATAAAAGTATATACAAAAGCGAATGTAGATAAAAACATTACTTCATTAGGAATCAGCTTGGGCTACAGAACGGCTACAACGTTTAAAAGCTTTACAAGACAAAGCGGCTATAATGCAGACTGGACAACTTTCGGAAATAATGCGAGAGAGCTGCCGGCAGATTTTCCAAAAGATTTAAAAAATCTTGGTTTTGATTATAACAAATCTGTTGAATATTCTAAACAACTGGATTACAACTGGAACACGAAAGAAACTACTGCAATGCCGGACTTAAGAATGAATCTGTTGGTTGGCAGAAATTTTTATGCAGGAAGTGTTAAGATAAGCTCAATAAATAACCTGTCGTATTCAAATGTTTATCAAAGCTACAAAAATGATCGTTTCAGATATTGGAACTATGATTCA
It encodes the following:
- a CDS encoding 4-hydroxy-3-methylbut-2-enyl diphosphate reductase, translated to MDVIIDKNSGYCFGVEFAIQMAEDEMATGEPLFCLGDIVHNSMEVERLAKKGLKIIDREELKKLSDCKVLIRAHGEPPETYQLALENNIELVDASCPVVLKLQNRVKASFDAIDSKDGQIVIYGQEGHAEVIGIAGQTGDKAIVITTEKDLDKIDFEKPVTLYSQTTKSTQGFYKMKDLIEARVAEAGKNVDENFEYNDSICRQVSNREPQLRKFSKEFDVVIFVSGKKSSNGKALYGVCKQENERSYFVENETEIEPSWIRATDNVGICGATSTPMWLMEKVQNYIQAHSWN
- a CDS encoding DUF502 domain-containing protein, producing MKTLIRYFIQGLLFWTPIFITVYIIFFIFSVFDRIIPALFNVELTPGLGILIVVVFLTTTGSITSMLLVKPAFSFLENYVYKIPFINIIYSSSKDVVSAIVGEKKRFDHPVMVKTGGGETGTFRIGFVTRDEFNVKQLETLVAVYFPHSYNISGNILFVPKDKVLPLNITGAEAMKFIVSAGMTGNLDEK
- the cmk gene encoding (d)CMP kinase is translated as MKKIIVAIDGYSACGKSTTAKILAAKLGYVYIDTGAMYRSVALYFIQHYINSTNPKAVAEALNQIHISFVHNNKTETCETYLNGLNVESEIRKMYVSEKVSEVSAIPEVRKRMVELQQKMARKRGVVMDGRDIGTHVFPDAELKIFMVADMHVRAFRRQQELFERKQIIDLDDIIKNIESRDLMDTTREESPLRKASDAYEIDTTYITVEEQVDCIMNIAVGKMIELEYNIENI